The genomic segment GCATTGATTTCTTTCATGCTGGTAGCTTTGCTCAATTTCACAGTCAGATCCACTACAGAAACATCCGCTGTTGGCACACGGAACGACATCCCGGTTAATTTTCCTTTCACTGCGGGAATACACAAAGCCACTGCTTTGGCCGCACCAGTAGAGGAAGGAATGATATTCTGGAAACCACCACGGCCACCACGGAAATCTTTTTTGGAAGGACCATCCACAGTTGGTTGTGTGGCGGTCACCGAGTGAATGGTTGTCATCAGTCCTTCCTCAATTCCGAATTTATCCAGCAGAACCTTGACAACAGGAGCCAGACAATTGGTGGTGCAGGACGCGTTGGAAACAATATTGTCTTCTTTGGCATAACTGCCTTCGTTCACACCCATGACAATGGTTTTGATACCTTCTTTGGCAGGTGCGGAAATGACGACTTTTTTTGCTCCAGCGGTCAGATGTTTGCCAGCGCCTTCGACATCGGTGAATAGTCCGGTAGATTCCACTACATAATCAACACCCAGTGCTTTCCATGGTAATTCTGCGGGATTTCTCACAGAGACGCACTTGATATGTTTGCCATTGACGATCAGTCCATCACTGTCGGAAGAAACTTCACCCTTGAAGTTTCCATGAGTGGAATCGTATTTGAGCAGGTATGCCAGGTTGTCTGCTGGAACAAGATCATTGATGGCGACAAATTCCAGATTCGGGTTGGCAACACCGGCTCTTAATACTAAACGTCCAATTCTGCCAAAGCCATTAATCGCGATTTTAATTCCCATAGTATTTCCTTATTGATAGTGAGAGTTCAGTATGAATCACCGGCTAAAATGCCTGTGGTCCTGTTAAAAAATTCCGGGACTCATCGTCCTGAAACTAAACAAACTGCCCTTGATTGACCAATCCCAACTGAGCTTCATGGAGCAGTGCGTCGATCCGGGCCTGATAAGCCTGAACTCCGGATGCTTCATGAAAAATGGCGTTGCCCGCGACCAGATGTGTCGCACCAGCTTCAACCACATTGCGGATTGTTTTCAGGTTGAGGCCTCCGTCAACCTGAATTTTGATATCCAGCCCGCGCTCTTTGATTTTCCGGCGCAGAGTCCTGATTTTCTGAGTGATGGCTGGAATCAAGGCTTGTCCTCCCCAACCGGGATTCACGGACATTAATAAAATCATTTCCACATCCGCATAGACATAGTCAAGCACTTCAAGCGGAGTCGCGGGATTCAGCGCGACAGCGGCCTGCGCGCCACAGTTTTTAATCTTTTGCAGAACATAGTGCAAATGCGCTGTCGCCTCAGCATGAACCGAAATGATATCGGCCCCGGCTTTGACAAACGCTTCCACATGTTTTTCCGGTTCCGTGATCATTAAATGCGCGTCAAACACAGCATTTGCGGGTTTTTTAAAACAGCGCATGACATTGGGACCAAAGGTGATGTTGGGCACAAACACCCCGTCCATCACATCCAGATGGATCCACGAAGCACCGGCTTTGCAGACATCCGCGATTTCTTCATTGACCCGCCCAAAATCCGCGGAGAGAAGAGACGGAGCAATCACCACATTTGACGTATCAACGCTCATAAACTTCAACTCCCTGGTCCGTGCCGATAATCAGGCGTGTGGCAAGATTGACAAACAGTCCGTTCACCACGACCCCGGGAATCTGGTTGATTTGTGATTCCAGCAACGGCACGTCCCGGATTTGTTCAAAATGACAATCAAGAATATAATTCCCATTGTCGCTGATGAACGTTGCTGTCTGGTTTCTGGTACGCAATTTCACATCGTTGGCCCCCAGACGTTTCAGTTTACCGGCAACAACCTGCCATCCAAACGGGCTCACCTCTACCGGCAACGGAAATTTCCCCAGACATGCCACACGTTTTGACGCGTCTGTCACAATCAGCACTTCACGTGAAGCGGAGGCCACAATTTTTTCACGAAACAAGGCTCCGCCACCACCTTTGATCATGTTGAAATTTCCATCAATTTCATCAGCGCCATCAATCGTCAGATCAATGGTTGTGGTTTCGCTGAAATCAATCAGGGGAATGCCTTCGGCTTCCGCCTGGACACGAGTTTGTTCAGAAGTGGGAATGCCTTTGACAGCCAGACCGTCCCGAACCATTTGACCGATTTTCGCTACGGCATAAGCGGCAGTGGAACCTGTTCCCAAACCCAGGATCATGCCAGTTTTGATAGACTCTGTGGCTTTTTCAGCCGCACGCTTTTTCT from the SAR324 cluster bacterium genome contains:
- a CDS encoding ribulose-phosphate 3-epimerase, with the translated sequence MSVDTSNVVIAPSLLSADFGRVNEEIADVCKAGASWIHLDVMDGVFVPNITFGPNVMRCFKKPANAVFDAHLMITEPEKHVEAFVKAGADIISVHAEATAHLHYVLQKIKNCGAQAAVALNPATPLEVLDYVYADVEMILLMSVNPGWGGQALIPAITQKIRTLRRKIKERGLDIKIQVDGGLNLKTIRNVVEAGATHLVAGNAIFHEASGVQAYQARIDALLHEAQLGLVNQGQFV
- the rpiA gene encoding ribose-5-phosphate isomerase RpiA — protein: MSEQKKRAAEKATESIKTGMILGLGTGSTAAYAVAKIGQMVRDGLAVKGIPTSEQTRVQAEAEGIPLIDFSETTTIDLTIDGADEIDGNFNMIKGGGGALFREKIVASASREVLIVTDASKRVACLGKFPLPVEVSPFGWQVVAGKLKRLGANDVKLRTRNQTATFISDNGNYILDCHFEQIRDVPLLESQINQIPGVVVNGLFVNLATRLIIGTDQGVEVYER
- the gap gene encoding type I glyceraldehyde-3-phosphate dehydrogenase, whose protein sequence is MGIKIAINGFGRIGRLVLRAGVANPNLEFVAINDLVPADNLAYLLKYDSTHGNFKGEVSSDSDGLIVNGKHIKCVSVRNPAELPWKALGVDYVVESTGLFTDVEGAGKHLTAGAKKVVISAPAKEGIKTIVMGVNEGSYAKEDNIVSNASCTTNCLAPVVKVLLDKFGIEEGLMTTIHSVTATQPTVDGPSKKDFRGGRGGFQNIIPSSTGAAKAVALCIPAVKGKLTGMSFRVPTADVSVVDLTVKLSKATSMKEINAAMKAAAEGPMKGILQYTEDAVVSSDFIGCKASSIYDATAGIELNDKFFKLVSWYDNEMGYSNRVLDLIQHMAKIG